The DNA region ATGCGGCCCGAGGGGGCGGTCCGGGGGTGTCCCCGCAGGACTTCGAAAACAACACCGGCAGAAGCAGGCAACGAAACGAGTCACTTTCGAAGTCCGAGGAGATACCCCCGGGACGACCCCGACCCACAACGCAACCCAGCGCACCCGGCCAAGCGCAGCGCCCAGCGCCCAGCGTCACGCCGACTCGGTGAAACCCTCCGCCAGCTCCACGTTCCGCGCCGCCTCGTCCAGCGCCGCCCGCAACGTCACCGGATCGTTCACCGCCGCGTCCGTATGCGGCGGCACGAGCCACCCCGCCCCCGCCACCCGTCCCCCGCCGCCCCGCGAGGACCTGCACGAACTCCCGGGCACATCCCACCCGTCCGCCGTCCCCGGCGGCACCAGGAACTCCAGGCTGTCCCCGGACCGATCGTGGAGCACCGGCCCCACCCCCGCCCCCAGCCGCAGGATGTCCACCGCCTCCAGCCCCTGCCGCGCCGGCACCGTCACGATGTCCCGCCCGTCGCCCTCGACGCCGCCCCCCACGCCGCCACCATCGACCCCGGGCGTCCCGCCCATGCTGTCCACCACGGCAAAAGCCTCCTCGCAGGCGTTTGCGGCGCCCTCCTTGTGACCGGCGCCACATCAAGTACAACGCCGCGCCGCGTCAACGGCTACGGACGCGTCACGCCTCAAGGGGTGGCGTTTCGTGGCGAATTACCGCGCCGCCTCCAGATGCGCCGTGTCGTTCCAGCGCTCGATCGCGGGCAGCCCGTACGCCCAGCCGAGGACGGACAGCGACGCCGGCTCCAGCCGCAGCGCCGCCGCGAAGGCGATGTCGAAGCCGAGCCAGCGCGCGCCGATCGTGCGCAGGACGTGGCCGTGCGCGAAGACCACGACGTCGCGCTCCGCGGACCTGGCCCAGTCGACCACCTCGTCGGCGCGCGCGGCCAGCGCCGCGAGGCTCTCGCCGCCGGGCACGCCGTCACGCCAGATGTGGAAGCCGGGCTGCCGCTCCTGGAGCTGCGCGGGGGTCAGGCCCTCGTAGTCGCCGTAGTCCCACTCCAGCAGCGCGTCCCACTCCTTGGCGCGGTCGCCGAGCCCGGCCAGCCGCGCGGTGTCGGCGGCGCGCAGCAGCGGGCTGGTGCGGACCTCGGCGTCGGGCAGGCCGTTCCAGGGCGCCGCGGCGAGGCGGCCGGCCAGCAGCCGGGCGGTGCGCTCGCCCTCCTCGGTCAGCGGGATGTCGGTGCGGCCGGTGTGGCGGCCCAGCCGGGACCACTCCGTCTGCCCGTGCCGTACGAGGATGATGCGCGGTGCCAATGCAGGGCCTTTCGTTCAGGTCGTCGGAAAACCCTACGCCCCGGGGCCGCGACGCCACGGCTCGCCCCCGCCGGCCCCGCGCCCGCGCGCGGCCCTACGCCCCCGCCGCCGCCACCCCGCCGAGCAGCCCGTCCAGCAGCGCGTCGAGCCCCCGCTCGTACTGGCCGCCGGTGTCGTCGTGCGCGCACAGCAGTTCCGGCGCGAGGGAGACGACGGCCGGGTAGCGCTCGGGGGGCAGGGCGGCCAGCTTGGCGCGGACCCGGTCCCGTACGCCCTCCTCGGACAGCGCGCGGGCGCGCCGGGTGGTCCACAGCGCGGCCCCCACGGTGAACTGCATGAGCGCGACGTGCGCGCCGGCGGCCTCGGAGCGGGACAGCCCGGTCCGGTGCAGCAGGCCGAGCATGCGGTCGATGACGGCTATGGCGTCGTCGCCGCGCAGCGGCCGGACGGTGAGCAGCTGGAGCGCCGAGGGGTGCTCGGTGAACAGCCGGTAGACGCCGCGGCACACCTCGCGCAGTTCGGCGCGGGGGTCGGCGCAGCCGCCGGGGGGCAGCTCGATGGTGTCCAGCAGGCGCTCGGTGACCGCGTCGGTGATCTCTTCCTTGTTGCGGAAGTGGGAGTACACCGCCATCGTGCCCACGCCCAGCTCCTCGGCGAGCGCGCGCATGGTGAAGGCGGCGGCGCCCTCGCGGTCGAGCAGACCGACGGCCGCCCGGAGGATACGATCCGGGTTCAGCGTGTTGCGGGGTGCGCGGCGCCGCTGGGGGCTGACCGGCTGGGTGGCGGGCATGGCGTCTCTTGTTCTCGACCTGCTGCTTCTCGGCGTGCTGCGGACTGCTGGGGACTGCTGGGGCTTGCTGCGGACTCGTGCGGACGCCCTCGACCTGCGGCGACGCGCCCCGCGGGGACGCGTGGAGCTCGGCTGCCGGCGGAGCCGGCCGCGGGGACGGGCAACCCGACCGGGCGGACCGGGCGTCCTCGTGCGTGTGCATACCCCGTGGCCGGTGCCAGGACACCGTACGATGCGGGGCTCGGCGGAAGTCGCCGGGGGCCGCCGGAATAATCCGGGGCGGTGCGCTGTCCGTCTAACGTACGTCGTACGGTAAAAAGCCTACGACACAAGTCCATGACCGCCGGAAGCGGCCTCGGAGAACCTGGAGAGACGTCCCCTATGACGATCACCGCCGCCGCGCCGCGAGCCGCCGCCTACCGCGGCCGGCTCCGCTGGTGGACCGAGCTGCCGCTCATCGCCGTGGTCTACGCGCTGTACTCCGGCGCCCGGCTGCTGGTGCGCGGCGACGTGGACGACGCGGTGGAGCACGGCCTGGACATCCTGCACTTCGAGCAGCTGACGCACCTGGACCCCGAGGGCTTCTTCAACCGGCTCTTCACCGACCACGCGTTCCTGGGCGTGCCGGCCGACTTCGCCTACGCCTCGCTGCACTACATCGTGACCCCGACGGTCCTGGTCTGGCTCTGGCGCCGGCGCCCCACGCACTACCGGACGGCCCGCACCTGGCTGATGATCTCCACGCTGATCGGCCTGGTCGGCTTCACCCTGGTGCCCACCGCCCCGCCGCGGCTGCTCACCGGCCACCACGGCTTCATCGACACGATGGCGCAGTACGGCTCGTACGGCTGGTGGGGCACCGACGCGAGCGCGCCGCGCGGCATGGGCCACCTGACCAACGAGTACGCGGCGATGCCCAGCCTGCACGTGGGCTGGTCGCTGTGGTGCGGCATCATGCTCTTCCGCTACGGGCGGCACTGGACGGTCCGCACCCTGGGCGTCCTCTACCCGCTGGTCACCGCCCTGGTGGTGATGGGCACGGCGAACCACTACCTGATGGACGCGGCGGCGGGCGTGGCCGTGATGGGCCTCGGCTTCCTGCTGGCCAAGCCGGCGCTGCGCGGTGTGGACGCGCTGCGGGCGCGGGCGCTCGCGGCGGTCGGCGCCGGAGGGTCGGCGACGGCGGAGGCGGCCGACTCGGCGGAGGCGGCGGGTCCGGCGGAGGCGGCCGAGGCGGGTCCGGTGGCGTTCGCGCCCGCGATCGGCGGCGGCTCCGGCGCCGGCGCCCGCGCGGAGGGCGCCGGGGACCCGGACATCGCCGGGAACCCGGACACCGCGGACAGCACGAGCAGCACGAACAGCATGGACACCGACGCCGCGGACACCGGCGGCGCGGGCCGCGACGACGCCGCGCACCCCGGCGCGGAACCGGTCAGGTCGCTGGTGCAGCGGACGGTTCCCGTGCCCCGCGCCGGACGCCGTACGGACACCGCGGACGGCGCCGCGGACGCCGTGGAGGCCCCCGCTCGCAGCGGACTGTCCTGACCGGGTGCCAGACTCTCCCAGGTGAGCACTGAGCACCGCCCCCTGCGGGAGCGTCTGGCCGCGCTGCGCGGCCCCGCCGTCCCGCCGCGCCCGCTCGACGCGCGGGCGCTCGCCGCGCTGGCCGCCAACCCCGGGTGCCGTCGCCGGGCCGTGCTAGACGCCGCGGGCGTCGACAAGGGCGCGGTGGCCGGGCGGCTGGGCGCGCCGGCGCCGTTCGGCCAGTCCCGGTTCGCCTTCTCGCGCGGGCACGCCTTCGAGGCCCGGCTGAAGGCCGACCGCTGCGCGGAGCTGCTGCGGCTGCTCGCGGTGCACGCGGACGCGCCGGAGCAGGCGGGCACGGAGGGCGTCGCGGACCCGGCGGACCGGGCGGACGCGGCGGGCGCGGCGGACCGGGCGGATGCCGCGGCCTCGGGGGACGGCGCGGCGGAGTGGACCGGCGCGGCGCAGCCGGCCGACGCGGCCGGCGCCGCGGTGCCGGACCTGTCCGCGCCCGGGCCGCAGGGCCGCGCCGCCCGTACGAGGATGGCGCTCGCGGAGGCCGCGCCCGGCGCGTGGACGCTGCTCGACCACCCGATGCTGGCGCTGGAGGCGGCGGGCTCGACCGCGTACCTGGAGCCGGACGCCGTGGCGGTCGGCCCGGACGGGCGGCTGACCGTGATCGAGATCAAGTCGTTCCCGATCCTGGACGGCGCCGCGGACCCGGTGAAGGTGGGCGCGGCGGCGCGGCAGGCGGCGGTCTACGCGCTGGCGCTGGACGAGCTCGCGCCGGGCCGTACCGAGCCGTCGTTCCTGCTCGTCTGCCCCAAGGACTTCTCCAACCTGCCGACCGCGCAGTGGGTCGACGTGCGCAA from Actinacidiphila sp. DG2A-62 includes:
- a CDS encoding phosphatase PAP2 family protein encodes the protein MTITAAAPRAAAYRGRLRWWTELPLIAVVYALYSGARLLVRGDVDDAVEHGLDILHFEQLTHLDPEGFFNRLFTDHAFLGVPADFAYASLHYIVTPTVLVWLWRRRPTHYRTARTWLMISTLIGLVGFTLVPTAPPRLLTGHHGFIDTMAQYGSYGWWGTDASAPRGMGHLTNEYAAMPSLHVGWSLWCGIMLFRYGRHWTVRTLGVLYPLVTALVVMGTANHYLMDAAAGVAVMGLGFLLAKPALRGVDALRARALAAVGAGGSATAEAADSAEAAGPAEAAEAGPVAFAPAIGGGSGAGARAEGAGDPDIAGNPDTADSTSSTNSMDTDAADTGGAGRDDAAHPGAEPVRSLVQRTVPVPRAGRRTDTADGAADAVEAPARSGLS
- a CDS encoding TetR/AcrR family transcriptional regulator, whose amino-acid sequence is MPATQPVSPQRRRAPRNTLNPDRILRAAVGLLDREGAAAFTMRALAEELGVGTMAVYSHFRNKEEITDAVTERLLDTIELPPGGCADPRAELREVCRGVYRLFTEHPSALQLLTVRPLRGDDAIAVIDRMLGLLHRTGLSRSEAAGAHVALMQFTVGAALWTTRRARALSEEGVRDRVRAKLAALPPERYPAVVSLAPELLCAHDDTGGQYERGLDALLDGLLGGVAAAGA
- a CDS encoding histidine phosphatase family protein, which codes for MAPRIILVRHGQTEWSRLGRHTGRTDIPLTEEGERTARLLAGRLAAAPWNGLPDAEVRTSPLLRAADTARLAGLGDRAKEWDALLEWDYGDYEGLTPAQLQERQPGFHIWRDGVPGGESLAALAARADEVVDWARSAERDVVVFAHGHVLRTIGARWLGFDIAFAAALRLEPASLSVLGWAYGLPAIERWNDTAHLEAAR